The Manduca sexta isolate Smith_Timp_Sample1 chromosome 7, JHU_Msex_v1.0, whole genome shotgun sequence region TTAAACAAGATGACAGAAGCTACAAAATGTGCTAATTACAACATCGTACGTTAATTAGGTAgaaaatttttgataaaaaaaataatgacagtggattaaaatattaaataatgaactCAGATGAATATGTGCCTGCAGGCCTTGAAAACGAAATAGCTGTTGGAGAGGTGAATCGACCTAGTCAGTACAAAAATATACCATATATAATTTGGTACCGCGCAAAATAgctaaaaattagaaaaatctaTACAATACTGAACACCTCATGTttcatgatggcgagcgcattggaatatcaaacaatattttgtaatttaaggtattgaaccgtgtttctactgtttatgggcggtcgtatcgcttaccatcaggcgaacggcaagctcgtttcatcattcaaagcaatagaaaaaaacagttttagaaAACACCATATCAATTTCCAAATCCGTGCCGATGTAAGCGGTCGCTGGAGCACAGTACTTATGTTTTGTACTACTAACCGCCACTTTCAATAAGTAGTTCCAaactttttcgatctatctcacaaatggaccaatcagaacaaagcttttttgacGTGCGCACAAATGAGTTATagtgattggttcattctgggattgaagattgagattgggatcatttaggGGGCGTCCATAAACTACgtgaggtgtttttttttaaatttcatatttgcCGAGACGTCCCCTCTCTCCAACGTAAGATTAGATGAGATTTGACTCGATTCCCTTCCCCCTTAAAAATCTCACGTAATTTATGGACGCGCCCTTATTTAAAACTGCTGTAAGTAGCATACTGCTTGGTCTGTAAAACTAGTGAAGAGATAACTCGCAAGCCGTTGTAcgttttgtattaaaactaataaatatttatatattaaacattgttCTGAAATAACGTCAATGCGTTgtgtttttacattaaaaaatattttattatgtttttcaatCATGTTTTGTCTATTTCATTTATATGCAATTGTAACAATATTCTATGTAGGCACATTATGGAATAATAACTATGGATAAGgtttttattcgaaaaagaaatagtattgtaatttttttttaagatatttcgAAATGATTTGAGGTCCAGAAAGAGATAGATGCGTATGCTTCATGTTAACCAACTAAACTTGCACGGTCCAAAACTGAAGAATAGATCGTGCactatcaatataaaattttataagagtgaaagaaaaatacaatacactGATTGCTCAAAACACTGAtagtttgtattattaaaatatttaaaaacagaacaTCCTGTGTAACACTATGTAACCACCCTGTATAAACACAACACACTACGATTACTCGAACGAGTCGTTCGCggaaatgttaacaaatatCCATCCGTTTTTCAAACAGTTCCTTTTATACTAGACTGGCAATAGatcaatattgaaatattaatgcaAAACTATCgaaaaaaatctgtattatttcgtaacaaacattaattcaattataatataattatttatacctcTAAAACAGGacagaattaaatattttttgtttcgcaATAATACACATCATTTTCTATAGTATACCATAAATTAATTTGACCTTTTtgttgattggttcattctatACTGGTCCATAGATATTTACTGTTGCCACAGAAGAAACCACTGTATACGCAACAGAATTACACCAAATCATAGACATAAGTAACTGATGAATTAGTATACATCTTTACTATTTTGCAACTTTTAAAAACACGATTACACATTTGTTCACACTTCAAAGCCGAAAACAGTAGATATTTGTTCACATTTCACTTTACAGTTCATTTTACACCATTTCTCTAACTACACGAGGCATCGAACCCGCACCTAATTCCACTATTCCAGTCCGAAGATCCAGTTGATGCCCTGCGCGAGGAACAGGATGAGCGGCTGCCACGCCACCAGCCACCGGATCCAGTCTAGCAGCTGCCCGTAGAAGATGTGCGGCCGGTCCCATCTGAACTTGGTTAAGGATTACTATAAAAAActtagaagcggcgatagcctagttgggtgtggaacggactgccaagacgaatatccgcaggtgcaaatcccaagggcacacacctctgacttttctaaaaaattatgtgtgtattctttgtgaatttatcgttcgctttaaaggtgaaggaaaacatcgtgaggaaacctgcacatttgagaagttttctataggaatttcgaaggtgtgtgaagtctaccaatccgcactaggccagcgtggtggactaaggcctaatctctctcagtagtagaggaggcccgtgctcagcagtgggcaagtatataatacagggctgatattattattattataaatatgtacttgGTTTTACGCCTTATTACCTCTTCAGGAGTAGATAGAAGTGTCAGATGTGTCACCAGCTAACGATCTACCTTTTATTTTGCCAGCATTTTGTGCATCGCGCCTATCATTAGCCGTTTATGTAATTAGTATGAAAGCAATTATCATCCGCGTCGCGTGTACTCAAGCTAgtatcttattatatttagcTATTATCCATTCATCCACACCACCATtggacattattaaatattataataagctaATATCTTTTACTAAACTGCATAAGACATCGACATTTTATTAGcaaggtttttttttcagatattagAATGAGAAAACGGGGAAACATTTCTCCTAATAGCAAGCAACACAACTGCACATAAGTAGCAAAACTATCCTGAACTTGTATAACCTAGATCCTTTTTATAGAAATCCGACGTCAAGTTGAGCAGTATTTGACTGCGGTGTCGAAACAATGACCTGTCCAGCAGTGCTGCACACCACGTACGACACGTGTTGTCTTGCACTGGCGTTATGCTGCACAATGCGAGTGAGTGAGACGGCATTAAGTATACTCCAGTTGTATGCTAGCCGTACCCGCGTTATCTGAGCcggaataattttgtaaaattaccgAATCGAATTCCATTGATGCCATGCACGCATTTATCCAATACGGCGCGGCAAAGCTAGTTCCTAATGggcagttttataataaatgtatagcTAGCAAATTAATGCAATTCGAGTCTATTCCAAGAGGCGCGCCTATTCTACGCTAGTTATAACTAATCCTTTGTTTTCATACAGGCACCACAAAGTGACTCCTCTGCATCTCATTCTAAGTGGAGTGGTTCAATAAAATACCgaatgatgagagatgattacccctcgacagtcgacacaattatgccggcctgttagacacttacgtgggccactatggcggattttaacaccttgtgtacggtggtcgctatctgggcagatataaaatatatcctaccaccagcatgcAATATAAGACATGACATCTATTGgaatttttgaagatatttaaaAGGATACGGGTTGGTGATCATGCGCTTGAGGTCCACCTTCTCCTTGCAGTAGGGGCAGGTCTGCTTCTTGCCCACGATGCACCAGCCCCGGATGCAGAACTCGTGGAACACGTGACCGCACGCCAGCTTGTATGTGTTCtctggaaaaataaattaaattcatctTCATATCCACACCACACCAGGCTGAAAAGGCACAGTGTTTACTCACTAGCAAAAACATTCATTTGAATTGGACAGCATATGATAGAAAGAGTTCTCACTGGAGACTTGTTCTAAAGGCCCAATACAgacaacaatataatattacggTCAACAGCGTGGCTCATTATGTTAAAGATCGCCACGGTGcagaaagagaaaaaaaaatcttaatatccAACTCTAAGaatgcctcagtggtgtagttgtaatgcatgcgcgacacggcagcgctctgatgtcctgggttcgaatgctGGGAAAAgggatatttggtttttctgctcggcatcagcctggagtcaggaataagtgcccgatatggtgataggctcgccccctatcacatcgtggaacacacttggtcagaagtaggtgccctggttgtgcctctttATACCCCTGcagggataaatgtgtgatgtgtgcttgtttattttattttttaatatccaacAATGCATAGTACCATTgctacattatatatatatatatattttttttatctgagaCAAAATTACAAGTCGTAATGtgacaaaagaaaataatcattttatttttatgtattttattttattatttatattaatcctcAATAACCGTAGACACCATACAAATATGAAGCGAACAAGGACCAACTGGCAACTCAAACTCCTCACTACCTACCAAGGCATAGAATCCAAGCATAATATGTCAATGCTCACTATTATTTAGTAgtggaaaaaatatacaaaaatacccTGTCAACTTACCTAACACCCCCTGCTCGTGTATATCGACGAGCAGTTGGTTGCCGCAGACCGCACACACGTTGCTCTCCAGCTGTCGCGTCGGCATGCCCTCTTGAGTATAGTACTACAACAATCATAAATAACACAACTTATACACATATACAGACTTTTTTGTCACATCTTTTTTGGAGGCACGCTAATTCCATAATGTTTTGTACCGCCCTTCCCTACGTACCTTTTAATGGcaatttttcgatattttcgaaatttcctTTAGGGACATAGTGCCCCTTCCCCCGCGTGCTCCCATAAAAAAAGCCTTGCACATATACAGTAATATAGATTGTTTTGTGGTACACCAAAAaggatttattgaaaaaatactaatatatacttttaccatttaaaactACCCCAAACTTAAAATACcccaacaataaaaatacagtctCACTTCCTCCACATACGAATTCttcaatacttattataaaaatatgattgaaaTACCCcaatatatataacaatttcaAACTCACCCCAATCGAAGCAGCCATTTTGTCCGTGCAATACTCGGCCACGTCACGTCCGAGGACACCGAAGTATAGCCCATAGAACAACATCATCAGCGCGACGTCCATCCAAGCCTGGGGCTTATGGTTGAATATCAAGTTGACCCCGAAGAacgtcatcatcattattatatacCCTATGACGCCGATGAAGCAGCTCGCTATGTATATTAAGTAGAACCACTTATACACTAACCTGTggagaaaattaatataatagtttgtGAAATAGTTTTGCATGTATACTATCTATCTCTAAGGTGTAAGTCTGCGGCTGGAGTTTGGAATAATGCCTAGTAAATAACAAGGGGGAGCATTTGGTGACAGTGGATGGTATTGTATTAATTCTTTCGCACTGACATGCCTAAGATGCCTGCCTTATGAAGAGGGGTGGACTATGCATCAAATAGTGGACCTGTAGAGGtgacttatataataaaagtagctCTGCTATAGACCCTTTACCTCCTTTTAGACACCATTCAAAAACACAACTACTATGTGAATAAAAACTACctatagtgaaataaaaaaaaaattcaacaccACTTGTAACTCACTTCATACCATTGATACTAATTATACCAGTAAAGTTACTCTACTACACCATACAAGTGGAGTaaactccaataaaatattctagCAGCAATAAGTTCACTCGACAATCTGTAGAAGTATATTCTCGTCTAATTTCTTCTCATTCTGCTTAGAGTAGTCAACCAGTATAGTTACCTAGGCGTGGTGACCGCCATGGGTCTGTACGTGGACTTCCTGATGACGAGCGCGGTGAGCAACGTGAATATGCTCCAAATGACAATGAACCTCCACCACTGGTTCTTGGCGCTCATGATCACAGGAAACGACCACATCGCCACCATTGTAAATAGCTGCAACAGTATTAGATTTAAACAACTACCATGTCATCCCAGGTAAGTCTCTTGTATACGAGAGTTGGTATCACACAATATTTGTGACATCAAGCAGTAATGTGCGTGCGTTCTgatgttccagtttgaaagagATTATCGAATAGTGGACATGACATGGCTTCACATTTTGTCTTAGGATAAGCGCAGTGCAAATCCGCGCCGCGGTTTGTAATtccaagtattatttttattaattactttttaggGAAGGTAACAACATCATATGTTAAGATTATGTCGCTTTATATGTCCATTCTGATCGGCGCTTACGCACTTCCCCTCATATTTAGGCGTGAGGCAGTTACTATTAGGCAAGCAAAAACAAATGTTTCTatgatttgcaaatatttgtctcACATTACTTTTGTGGAAATAAGTCTTATCAGTCTGTATGTTACAATGGttcaaagattatttttatttttggaaaggatttacataaaaatagttCCTTTATATGATTTAGTACTCACGGCGTAAGATCTGTAGTGTCGTTTCTTCCACTCGATGACGACAAACTGCGCCACGACGAGGGTCACGATGAGTATCAGTACCATAGTTGTGTGCATCGACTCGTGGCCCTTGTGCAGCTCGTGCATCTTCTGATGGTCGTACCTACAATCACCATCATTTAATGGTTTACAGTACACACTACGACACTCCACAATTATGTACCTACCATTGTAAAACATGTGACAATTAAAAAGTGcaacaaattgaattaatatagAAAGCAGTTATCAGGTACTATGTAAATTCGGATATGATACAAAACTAGTATGTCATGTGTAAtggaaagtaaaaaaatgtCTACACTGCATGCTGTTAGGACAGTATGAGTGATTGAGACAATATAAGTActacaatattaaacatatagGTATCTTTGATTCATAGCTAAGTATTCCTACTCAAGTAATGTTAGTTTGTTTCCATCTCTGGATAATGagttagtttattaataatattatcaggtTGACTGCCATGGTGGCATAGGGTATAGTGCGTACGCAGTACGAATACGACTATAAcactgaggtcctgagttcgaattcTAGGTAAGGCAAAAATAACtgtaactgggtttttccatcttaaaaattgctCAGTTGCAGCTTGGAGTTAGAAAAATGTTGGAGTAATACCCtatgcctcggaaagcatgtaaagccttTGGTCCTGTGCCTGcctgtacataaaaataaattataactatatattacagatgacaaaaaaacattttgaataagcaaaaaaaaataacaaggaaGGAAAAGTAGCAAAATTGGTCATAATTTAAAGTAGAATTGAAAGTTGTAAAcagcaaacatatttttagtaaaatttatcatatatttaacTATATCTCAGTATATATGTTACTATGGTAGTGaaacatttgatattttattaaaagatttaatttttttaaattggatgAGCAAGATGAACAAAACATAGGCATTAAGTTGTTTCCTTATATTACTAATCCATAGGTATTTTCTGGTAACTATACTATCATTTCTACTGTTGCAAAGCGTTTTCTCTGAGCTAATAGTAAGCAGAGAatggttttaatataatatataattactgactaaatattataataaaatttttacaacaaagtcatttaaagaaaattactgATATCCTTTGTGGAGAAAtgtgtgatatatatatatgatacATTAATATTCAACTgatgatttattatgtattctATAAAGCTTGGTTTTCTTCTTTAATGTACAATTACTTtgtttgtatacatattatgtctCATTActacttgttatattttgttttttagagAGAGGTGAAGTCTCGCAAAAGTTGTAACCAATTTTTCAGAAAATCCATAACCATAACCGCTCCATCAGGAGTCTATGACTgagaagaaaatatattgtttacacaaaaataaaaaaaatattactaaaaacagCTAGTCCCGGGGAAGGATAAATTAGTGAACCTTCAAACCATATAAAAACCATCATTTAACTTTAGATTTCACGGTGAAGAACCATGTGTATGCCATCATATCTTTAACAACATACGAATTTAGTAAGGAAGATATAGACTTtaacgaatataataatataaatgttgattattagtgataataaatttctcagtatatagaaaataatcagataacaataaaaaatgaaacaagtTCAATATTCACtctaagtatatattaaaacagaATTATCTCACCTCATTTTCTCTTCCGCCGTCAATTCCTCGTATGTCTACACAGATAGAGCACGTatgttattagaaaataaatagaatattaaaatacggCTTGAACAAAACGAATTTTAAATACCTTGTTAGGGTCGACTGGTTTGTGGAGATCCATGGTTGTACTTATGTTACACTAAAAGCACAAATCGTCGGTCACTCTATcactatattaattaaataaatgcattaatttaattataatattcggTAAATTATTAATACGACATCATTCTATCAAGGACCGTGCCGGAGGAGGTCTTGTTCCATGTTACAGATATATGAAGTatgaatatttactttaatatagaTGTTCTATCGCTGCCACAGtcttttatgttatatatttatctcatatttatgttaataatacaGACATTTTTGATTTGGAACAAGTAACGTCAATTTGACAATAGAGGTAGAGATGTCCattgtacttaattattaaaaatgtacagtAGAGTAGGTAGAAGTACTTACTCTAAGAATGTCCCACAATAAAGACTAAAGCTTAGTGATCAAAGAGAAAATTTGGATTTTTTGATTCGTATCCGCTATTATTCTTACTTGTCATTGGTGAAATTATCGATACATCAACGGTGGAAGCCATAActtaaaagaagaagaagaagaaagagaATAATAGCGCTGTACATAAAATATCGACTATAATGTTGATACTATAGATTAGGTAATCGATATGTAATAGTATCTTTTTATCTGTGCAG contains the following coding sequences:
- the LOC115442439 gene encoding RING finger protein 121 translates to MDLHKPVDPNKTYEELTAEEKMRYDHQKMHELHKGHESMHTTMVLILIVTLVVAQFVVIEWKKRHYRSYALFTMVAMWSFPVIMSAKNQWWRFIVIWSIFTLLTALVIRKSTYRPMAVTTPRLVYKWFYLIYIASCFIGVIGYIIMMMTFFGVNLIFNHKPQAWMDVALMMLFYGLYFGVLGRDVAEYCTDKMAASIGYYTQEGMPTRQLESNVCAVCGNQLLVDIHEQGVLENTYKLACGHVFHEFCIRGWCIVGKKQTCPYCKEKVDLKRMITNPWDRPHIFYGQLLDWIRWLVAWQPLILFLAQGINWIFGLE